CTCACCTCCATCTTTGCTACCAAAAAAGATCCAGTTCTTTCTCCCAATGGCTAAAGGGCGAATTGCTCTTTCGGCAACATTGTTATCCAATCTGGCAAATGCATATTTTGTATAATTCTTTAGGTAGGGCATTAGACCGCAAAAATAACCAAGCGCTTCTCGGAGTTTTGACTTTGGCAAGATTTTACCATCTTCAAGCCGAGTTTTAATTTTTTCGATTAGCTCATCCGATAATTGGAATTTCTTTTTCTTTTCGTATTCGCAAACGCTCCTCAGGGGATCTGACCCAAGCAACATTCTCTAGCATGAAAAGATCAGGACTCTC
This is a stretch of genomic DNA from Simkaniaceae bacterium. It encodes these proteins:
- a CDS encoding transposase — protein: MLLGSDPLRSVCEYEKKKKFQLSDELIEKIKTRLEDGKILPKSKLREALGYFCGLMPYLKNYTKYAFARLDNNVAERAIRPLAIGRKNWIFFGSKDGGEAGAILLSFIQTCRGLGINPREYLEDVFRRLMGHSAKKLEELLPDRWLAAGKPPQNNERVIFTRQPG